The Lentisphaerota bacterium nucleotide sequence TCGCCCGCTGCCGGGCTGAGGGGTGGTCCGGCCTGCTCCAGCGTGCCCGCCGGGGTTCGCGCACGGCGGCGTTTCTGGCCGCCCGCTGTTACGAGGACGGAATCGGTGTTGATCGCGACATGACCGAGGCGCTCCGCTGGTACCGGGACGCCGCGGATCAGGGAAGCGTGCAGGCTCAGAACAATCTGGCCTGGATTCACCATCAGGGATTCGGGGGCGTTCCACAGGATATCGCCGAGGCCTTGACGTGGTACCGCCGTGCCGCCGAGCAGGGCAGCATTCCCGCCCAGTGCAGTCTGGCGGGGTTGCTCCTGGCTGATGAAAACAGCGCCGACGCCGAGGCGGCGGAGTGGTACCGGCGCGCGGCGGAGAAAGGCAGCGCCCTGGCGCAGTGCAACCTCGCGCTGCTCCTGATGACCGGACGCGGAGTCCCTCGCGATGAATCGCAAGCGTCCGCCCTGTTTCGGTCCGCAGCGCTTCAGAAGGACCCGCTGGCTCAGTTCAATCTGGGGTATCTCCATATGACGGGCAAGGGTGTGCCGCAGGACGATGCCGAGGCGGTCCGCTGGTACCGGCTGGCCGCCGAGCAGGGCTTTGCCACCGCGCAGCGCAATCTCGGGGGAATGCTGGCGGTCGGCCGCGGCGTGCCGCGCAATGACGCCGAGGCGGCCAAGTGGTACACGCGCGCCGCCGAACAGGGCGATGCGGGCGCACAGTGCAATATCGGCTGGATGTGCGCGCACGGCGTTGGTGTGGATCAGGACCTGGTCAAGGCCGTGACCTGGTATCGCCGCGCCGCCGAGCGTGGCAACCCCGAGGCCCTCTTCATGCTCGGGGTGATGACCGTCCAGGGAGCCGGAACCGCCCGGGACGAGACGCAGGGCCGCCGGTGGATCGCCGAGGCGGCCGCCCGCGGCTTGGATCAGGCCCGCGCCTGGCTCGAACTCGCCGCGCGTCCGCGGGTTTCCGAGACACTCCCGTGAGCGTCACGACCACATCCCCAATAGCGGACCCGTTCGAAATTAGTTTAATTTAGGTTTTGATCTTACGTGCGCGTTAGGCTATAGTTCCCAACCGTTTTGAAAACGTCCTGCAATCAGGTCACCCGTACAAGGATAATCGCATGAGTCAGGATCAACACATGCAGGCGCTGCTGGATAAAATCCGCACCGAGGGTGTGGAGAAGGCCGCCGCCGAAGCGCATACCATCACGGCTCAGGCCGAGGCGCGCGCGCGTGAGATCGTCGCTGTCGCCGAACAGCGGGCCGCCGCCGAGCGGACCCGGGCTGAGCGCGATGCCAAGGCGTTCCAACAGCGGGCCACCGACGCCGTTCATCAGGCCGCCCGCGACGTCGTGTTGTCGGTCGAAAAATCGGTCGCCGCCCATTTCCGGGCGCTGCTGCTCACCCAAACCACGCTTACGCTGTCTGATCCCGCCCGCCTCGCCGCGCTCGTCGAGGCCGCCGTGTCGGCCTATCTGGCCGGGGGCGAACAGGCTCTGACCGTCTGTCTGGCCGAGAAGGCTGCGGCCACGGCGGATGCCCTGCGCGCCGCTTTTGTTCGGCAGGCTGTCGCTGGCGTGACGCTGGTGCTGGACGAGAACACTGGCGCGGGTTTTCGCGTTCACCTCGACAATGGCCGCGTGGAACACGACTTCACAGCCGCCGCTGTCACGGAGGCGCTCGCCCGGCACCTCCGGCCCCAACTCGCGTCGCTGCTGAAGACAGCCACCTGATCGCCCCGCGCTCATGAGCATCTATTACCTCATCGCCTGTCTGCCCGCGCTCGATATGGAGACCGCTCCGGCCCTCACGCCAGATGCGTTCGTCGGGTTGTGCCGCGAGCAACTTGCCCCGGCCGATGCCGATGCCGCCGCCGCTCTGGTGGCCGGGCACGACGCCGACCATCCGTTCGTCCGGGACTGGCGTGATCGTGACACCCTCGTGCGCAATGCGGTGGCCCGCCAGCGCGCGGCCCGGCGCGCGATCGACCCGGCTCCCCATCAGAAGCCGACCATCGGCTGCGACCTGCGCATCGAGCGCGAGGTTGAGGCAGCCTTCCAGGCTCCTGATCCGATGCAGCGCGAGCGCGTGCTCGACCGCATTCGCTGGCGCGTCGCCGACGAGTTGCAGGGCCCGGACCCCATGACCGCGCGCGCCGCGCTCGCCTATGCGGTCAAGCTTCGCATCGCCTGCCGCTGGGCGGCCCTCACCCCCGGCATGGGCCGGGCCGCCGTCGCCAAACTCCTGGACATCCCCATCGATTTGAATGATCACGCACGAACCAAACAGGCCTGAACCTATGGAAAACTGCACCGGAACCATTATCGGCGTCAATGGCAACATGATCACGGTGGCCTTCACCGGCGCGGTGGCGCAAAACGAGGTTGGCCACGCCGAAATCGCGGGAGCCACGGGAACGTTGCGTCTGATGGCCGAGGTCGTCCGTGTCCGCGGCCGGAAGGCCGACCTGCAGGTCTTTGAGGATACCCGCGATCTGGCCGTCGGCAATCCGGTCACCTTCACCGGGAACCTCCTCGCTGTCGAACTCGGCCCGGGCCTCCTGAAGCAGATTTACGACGGCCTGCAGAACCCCCTGCCTCAGCTTGCCGCGCAGTGCGGATTTTTCCTCCAGCGCGGCGTGACGCTGCAGGCCCTCGACCGGAACGCCGAGTGGATGTTCACCCCACGGGTCAAACCAGGCGATCGCGTGAGCGCGGCCGAGACCCTCGGCACCGTTCCCGAGGGCATCTTTGCTCACCGCATCATGGTGCCCTTTGCGTTCCAGGGCTCGTGGACGGTCCGCTCGGTTGTGCCCGAAGGGTTCTACCGGATCGAAGACACCATCGCCGTGCTCGCCGATGCCAATGGGCGCGAAACCCCCGTTTCGATGGTGCAGCGCTGGCCCGTCAAGATCCCCATCACCTGTTTTGCCGAGCGCCTCCGCCCCTCGACCACGCTGGTCACCCGCATCCGCAGCGTCGACACCTTTTTCCCCGTCGCCGTGGGCGGCACTTACTGCATCCCCGGCCCCTTCGGCGCCGGCAAGACGG carries:
- a CDS encoding DUF2764 family protein; protein product: MSIYYLIACLPALDMETAPALTPDAFVGLCREQLAPADADAAAALVAGHDADHPFVRDWRDRDTLVRNAVARQRAARRAIDPAPHQKPTIGCDLRIEREVEAAFQAPDPMQRERVLDRIRWRVADELQGPDPMTARAALAYAVKLRIACRWAALTPGMGRAAVAKLLDIPIDLNDHARTKQA